In Bacteroidota bacterium, the DNA window CCAGTTACCAGAAAAATTTGCCAGGGCAATTGAAATCAAAAATGAACGCGGCATCCCCCTTTATCAAGCGGAACTGGAACTGAGCAGCTTCAGTCACGCCGAAATTGGTGCATATCTACCAAACCTGTGGGGGCTGGCCTATCCGATCATAGAAGCCATTGCAAATCACCATGTGCCGTGGCGAATAGCAGAACAAGAAGGCTTTAACCTTGTAGCCGCGGTGTACCTGGCAAATAACCTGGGACACAAATACTCATTGGATGAAGCGGACCAGTTAACGGGTGAACACGAAGCACTCAACCTGGACTATTTGTCAGACCTCGGCGTCATCGACAAGCTTCCTGAATGGGAAAGGATAGCTGAAGAAATCGCCATGAGAGATAAAGAGATCGCGTAACCTATGTCTTTAAAAGAAAAATTACCCGTCCTGTTTGTAGACGACGAACAGAATTTGCTGGACGGCATGAAGCGCCAGTTAAGAAAGCAATATAAAGTATTCACTGCACCTGGTGGACACGAGGGACTCGCTATTCTTGAAAAAGAAGGGCCGTTTCCTGTTGTAGTATCTGACATGAAGATGCCCATCATGAATGGCGCCGAGTTTTTGAAAAAAGCGCGGCATATGGCGCCCGACACAACGCGGTTACTTTTAACGGGACAGGCCGATTTCAATGAAACCATTGAAGCCGTAAACGAAGGCAACATATATCGCTTTCTACATAAGCCTTGTCCGCTTCCACTGCTCATTCAAAATCTGGAAGATGGCATTCGGCAGTATAACCTGATTCAGGACCAGCGGGTGTTGCTTGAAGAAACGCTGCGGGGAAGTATTAAAACCCTGACGGATGTGCTGGCCTTGGCAAATCCAACGGCGTTTGGCCGCGCGGCGAGGGCAAAAAAACTCGTGGCCGGCATGATTGCACACCTCGAAATTGAGGAAAGCTGGCACATCGAAGTGGCAACTATGCTCTCCCAGATCAGCGCCGTTGCACTGCCCCCGGAGCTTGCCGAAAAAGTATACAAGGGCAGCGAACTTACCCAACAAG includes these proteins:
- a CDS encoding HD domain-containing phosphohydrolase — its product is MSLKEKLPVLFVDDEQNLLDGMKRQLRKQYKVFTAPGGHEGLAILEKEGPFPVVVSDMKMPIMNGAEFLKKARHMAPDTTRLLLTGQADFNETIEAVNEGNIYRFLHKPCPLPLLIQNLEDGIRQYNLIQDQRVLLEETLRGSIKTLTDVLALANPTAFGRAARAKKLVAGMIAHLEIEESWHIEVATMLSQISAVALPPELAEKVYKGSELTQQDKHVLEKLPHITESLLGNIPRIEPVRDILRFQHTHFDGTNSPVRNVSESNIPIGARLLKLVLDFDHLVSQLGREDLALNSLEKRSGWYDPALISSFQEVCYALGNMMEIRDVKAHAVQIGMIFSEDLRGSNGQLLIARGQEVNDSIQARVQHWSNMGMINDELVMLLPSEKSDETEQHALAAFMAA